One segment of Pontibacter akesuensis DNA contains the following:
- a CDS encoding FKBP-type peptidyl-prolyl cis-trans isomerase, translating to MLSKTKFLLPVLAGALLLQGCNKNNDEFYTTADGLTYKIFEQNEDGEYENKGEVAAEDTTGAKIGQVVTMHMSYKNDADSLLFDSRTQGAGMPIMIPVMEPSFKGSLENALMMLSPGDSGVFKVNADSLFAKTFGQPMPPFIKPGSNLTFFLKAEKVQSREQAMIDQQKMFEEQMKQSQVRATEQLKIDDAIILKYLQEKSLPNAQKTESGVYYVVTEEGKGPQANAGDQVTVHYVLTHLDGKQLESSRENAMNNNEPFKFVLGQGQVIKGWDDAIQQLKEGSKATLLIPSTLAYGEQERGPDMPANSILRFDIELLDVEKQQ from the coding sequence ATGCTATCTAAAACCAAATTCTTATTGCCGGTACTAGCCGGTGCGTTACTGTTGCAGGGCTGCAACAAAAATAACGATGAGTTCTACACGACTGCCGACGGTCTGACTTACAAGATCTTTGAGCAAAATGAGGACGGTGAGTACGAAAACAAAGGAGAAGTTGCTGCAGAGGACACTACCGGTGCCAAAATAGGCCAGGTGGTAACGATGCACATGTCTTATAAAAACGACGCGGACTCCCTCCTGTTCGATTCCCGTACCCAGGGTGCGGGCATGCCGATCATGATTCCGGTTATGGAGCCGTCTTTCAAAGGCAGCTTAGAAAATGCGTTGATGATGCTTTCTCCGGGAGACAGCGGTGTGTTTAAGGTGAACGCCGATTCGCTTTTCGCGAAGACGTTTGGACAGCCAATGCCGCCGTTCATCAAGCCGGGCTCTAACCTTACCTTCTTTTTGAAGGCAGAGAAAGTGCAGTCGCGTGAGCAGGCAATGATAGACCAGCAGAAGATGTTTGAAGAGCAGATGAAGCAATCGCAGGTACGTGCCACTGAGCAGCTTAAAATTGACGATGCCATCATTCTGAAGTATCTTCAGGAGAAGAGCCTGCCAAACGCGCAGAAAACTGAGTCAGGCGTGTACTACGTGGTAACCGAAGAAGGCAAAGGCCCACAGGCAAATGCCGGCGACCAGGTAACTGTGCACTACGTGCTCACGCACCTGGACGGCAAGCAGCTGGAGTCATCACGCGAGAACGCGATGAACAACAACGAGCCATTTAAGTTTGTACTTGGCCAGGGCCAGGTAATCAAAGGATGGGATGATGCCATTCAGCAACTGAAAGAAGGCAGCAAGGCTACTTTGCTTATTCCTTCTACGCTGGCTTACGGTGAGCAGGAGCGTGGCCCGGACATGCCAGCCAACTCTATCCTGCGCTTCGACATTGAACTGCTGGACGTAGAGAAACAACAATAG
- a CDS encoding DHH family phosphoesterase produces MHNINALKELLSEPKEVMITTHHKPDADALGSSLGLAGYLKKKGHHVTVITPSDYPSFLNWMQGNDDVMVYSEKNDALVQRIINEAQVIFCLDFNNLSRINEMGEYIRQAPGTKVLIDHHLQPEDFADLDFANTDAAATAEIVYDLIKAMGDGDMIDAGIGESLYAGIMTDTGSFRHPSTSKNVHLIIADLLNIGVRTSDIHRLIYDSSSELRLRFLGYALKDKLVVLREYNTAYISITADELKKYDSKTGDTEGLVNYALSIEGIVFAALIIDRREAVKMSFRSVGAFSANEFAREHFNGGGHKNAAGGMSLDSLEATVAKFESLLPAYKEKLQQATTR; encoded by the coding sequence ATGCATAATATTAATGCTCTAAAAGAGCTTTTAAGTGAGCCTAAAGAGGTGATGATCACCACGCATCATAAACCGGATGCCGATGCACTGGGCTCGTCGCTTGGCCTGGCGGGCTACCTGAAAAAGAAAGGCCACCACGTTACGGTAATCACCCCGTCTGATTATCCCTCTTTTCTGAACTGGATGCAGGGCAACGACGATGTGATGGTATACTCAGAGAAAAACGACGCCCTGGTGCAGCGGATCATCAACGAGGCCCAGGTTATCTTTTGCCTTGATTTCAACAATCTCTCGCGCATCAACGAGATGGGCGAGTATATCCGGCAGGCACCAGGCACTAAGGTGCTGATAGACCACCACCTGCAGCCCGAAGACTTTGCCGACCTGGACTTTGCCAACACCGACGCGGCTGCCACGGCAGAGATCGTGTATGACCTGATTAAGGCAATGGGCGACGGCGACATGATTGACGCGGGTATCGGCGAGAGCCTTTACGCCGGCATTATGACGGACACTGGATCGTTCCGCCACCCAAGCACTTCTAAGAACGTGCACCTTATCATTGCCGACCTGCTGAACATCGGGGTGAGAACTTCAGACATTCACCGCCTTATTTACGACAGCTCTTCTGAACTGCGCCTGCGCTTTTTGGGTTATGCCTTGAAGGATAAACTGGTGGTGCTGCGCGAGTATAACACCGCCTACATCTCCATAACAGCCGACGAGCTGAAAAAGTACGACTCCAAAACAGGCGATACGGAAGGACTGGTGAACTATGCGCTGTCAATCGAGGGCATTGTTTTTGCCGCCCTTATCATCGACCGCAGGGAAGCCGTGAAAATGTCGTTTCGCTCGGTTGGTGCTTTCTCGGCAAACGAGTTTGCACGGGAGCATTTTAACGGCGGCGGCCACAAGAACGCAGCAGGCGGCATGTCGCTGGACTCGCTGGAAGCCACGGTAGCGAAATTCGAAAGCTTGCTGCCCGCTTACAAAGAGAAGCTGCAGCAGGCCACAACCAGGTAA
- a CDS encoding nucleoside-diphosphate kinase, translating into MAGNITFTMIKPDAVADNHIGGITKMIEEGGFRVVAMKKTKLTEERAGKFYEVHKERPFYGDLVKYMSSGPIVAMILEKDNAVEDFRKLIGATNPAQAEEGTIRKKYAKSIEANAVHGSDSDENAQIEGDFYFSADERF; encoded by the coding sequence ATGGCCGGAAACATCACATTCACTATGATTAAACCTGATGCGGTTGCAGATAACCACATTGGCGGCATAACTAAGATGATCGAAGAAGGCGGCTTCCGCGTGGTAGCGATGAAAAAGACAAAGCTGACAGAGGAGCGTGCCGGAAAGTTTTATGAAGTGCACAAGGAGCGTCCGTTTTACGGCGACCTGGTAAAATATATGTCTTCTGGCCCTATCGTGGCTATGATCCTGGAGAAGGACAACGCCGTGGAGGATTTCCGCAAGCTAATCGGCGCGACGAACCCGGCCCAGGCTGAGGAAGGCACCATCCGTAAGAAGTACGCGAAGTCTATCGAGGCAAACGCTGTTCACGGCTCAGACTCTGATGAGAACGCACAGATTGAAGGCGACTTCTACTTCTCTGCCGACGAGCGTTTCTAA
- a CDS encoding LysM peptidoglycan-binding domain-containing protein, whose amino-acid sequence MGLLDFFNKKGKEEKASKPTSNVQSSKRVETPKGTQPISKGGDMVTKSPGHPEQGFYSESDKQQTTTAGPNQDIYTVQSGDSLSKIAKKHYGDANTWKRIYEANKDKIGDNPDLIRPGQRLVIPRD is encoded by the coding sequence ATGGGACTGTTAGATTTTTTCAATAAGAAGGGCAAGGAAGAGAAAGCATCAAAACCAACAAGCAATGTACAATCCTCCAAGCGCGTAGAAACTCCAAAGGGCACGCAGCCCATCAGCAAGGGCGGCGATATGGTAACCAAGTCCCCCGGCCATCCGGAGCAGGGTTTTTACAGCGAAAGCGATAAGCAGCAGACAACCACTGCCGGCCCGAACCAGGATATTTACACTGTGCAGAGTGGCGACTCCCTTTCAAAAATTGCGAAGAAGCACTACGGCGACGCCAATACGTGGAAAAGGATTTATGAGGCGAACAAAGACAAGATAGGCGACAACCCCGACCTGATTCGCCCCGGCCAGCGTCTGGTTATTCCCCGCGACTAA
- a CDS encoding MFS transporter, whose translation MPSSRILPTIVFSQFAGTSLWFAGNAVLPELQASLGLQEEALGLLTSAVQFGFILGTLCFAFFSLADRVSPRKLFLGCALFGALANVLVLYTATSITGVLLLRGATGFLLAGIYPAGMKIAASWYSGKLGKAIGYLVGALVLGTAFPYLLRGLGAALPWQTTLLAVSILAAVGGVLMYLLVPDGPYLSKGAKFEVGNMLRVFKAREFRAAAFGYFGHMWELYTFWAFVPVILAFAFPGWQPSRLALMTFSVIAAGAVGCIGGGYLSQRWGSGWVAFAQLLLSGVCCVLSVWVFQAPSLLLPFLVFWGVVVAGDSPQFSALTARMAPPELVGTALTVVTSIGFAITIISIQLTGFLATVLPLPWLFVPIAVGPLLGLLTVRPLTAK comes from the coding sequence ATGCCTTCATCGCGAATTCTGCCGACCATTGTCTTTTCGCAGTTTGCGGGTACTTCGCTGTGGTTTGCCGGGAATGCGGTGCTGCCTGAATTACAGGCATCACTAGGCTTGCAGGAGGAGGCGTTGGGGCTGCTTACTTCGGCGGTGCAGTTTGGATTTATACTTGGCACCCTTTGCTTTGCCTTCTTTTCGCTGGCTGATCGTGTGTCGCCGCGCAAGCTGTTTTTAGGTTGCGCATTGTTCGGCGCCCTGGCAAATGTGCTGGTGCTGTATACAGCTACAAGTATAACCGGCGTGCTGCTTCTGCGGGGTGCCACAGGTTTTCTGCTGGCGGGCATTTACCCAGCGGGCATGAAAATAGCGGCCAGTTGGTACAGCGGCAAGCTGGGCAAGGCCATCGGTTACCTGGTGGGTGCGTTGGTGCTAGGCACGGCTTTTCCATACTTGCTGCGCGGCTTGGGAGCGGCGCTTCCTTGGCAAACTACTTTGCTGGCAGTAAGTATACTGGCCGCTGTGGGCGGCGTGCTGATGTACCTGCTCGTGCCAGACGGCCCTTACTTGTCAAAAGGCGCTAAGTTTGAGGTGGGCAACATGCTACGGGTTTTCAAGGCGCGGGAGTTTCGAGCGGCGGCTTTCGGGTACTTCGGGCACATGTGGGAACTCTATACGTTTTGGGCTTTTGTGCCGGTTATACTTGCCTTCGCTTTCCCGGGCTGGCAACCGAGCCGGTTAGCCCTTATGACCTTTTCAGTCATCGCCGCTGGGGCAGTTGGCTGTATCGGCGGCGGATATCTTTCGCAGCGCTGGGGCAGCGGCTGGGTAGCGTTTGCGCAGTTGCTGCTTTCAGGGGTGTGCTGCGTGCTTAGCGTTTGGGTGTTTCAGGCACCTTCGCTGCTCCTGCCCTTCCTGGTATTTTGGGGTGTGGTGGTGGCCGGCGATTCGCCACAGTTCTCCGCGCTTACGGCACGCATGGCTCCTCCGGAGTTAGTGGGCACGGCCCTCACGGTTGTCACCTCCATTGGTTTTGCCATCACCATCATAAGCATTCAGCTAACAGGCTTCCTGGCTACGGTGCTCCCGCTGCCGTGGCTTTTTGTTCCGATTGCCGTAGGCCCGCTGCTGGGTTTGCTTACCGTGCGGCCGCTTACCGCCAAATGA
- a CDS encoding alpha/beta fold hydrolase: MANTHTDAGSGDVLVFLHGFCESKQVWAEFVQPLQQQFRIITLDLPGFGENIENISSYNMESMADYVKQQLEALNVRRFLLVGHSMGGYVSMAFAEKYGHLLKGLCLFQSSALPDTDEKKEQRSKSIDYVERHGVANFINPFVEPLFYRENRERLAPKIEMMKEIGRATPKESVTGAMAAMRDRADRTEVLQQLKCPVLFVFGKEDGAVPLDKALEQCHLPGNSMVNFLEKTGHMAMFERTHETRLALQKFAETIF, encoded by the coding sequence ATGGCCAATACCCACACCGATGCCGGCTCCGGCGATGTTCTGGTTTTTCTGCATGGCTTCTGCGAGAGCAAGCAAGTATGGGCGGAGTTTGTGCAGCCGCTGCAGCAGCAATTCCGCATCATCACGCTGGACCTGCCAGGCTTTGGCGAGAACATCGAAAACATCAGCAGCTACAACATGGAAAGTATGGCCGACTATGTGAAGCAGCAGCTGGAGGCGTTAAACGTGCGGCGGTTTTTACTGGTGGGGCACTCGATGGGCGGATACGTGAGCATGGCTTTTGCGGAGAAGTATGGCCACCTGCTCAAGGGTCTTTGTCTTTTCCAGTCCTCTGCTCTGCCTGATACCGACGAGAAAAAGGAACAGCGCAGCAAGAGCATCGATTATGTGGAGCGCCATGGCGTGGCCAACTTCATTAACCCTTTCGTGGAGCCGCTCTTTTACCGCGAAAACCGCGAGCGGCTGGCTCCGAAAATCGAGATGATGAAGGAAATTGGCCGCGCTACTCCTAAAGAAAGCGTAACAGGAGCCATGGCCGCCATGCGCGATCGCGCTGATCGCACTGAAGTACTGCAGCAACTGAAATGTCCGGTACTATTTGTTTTCGGCAAAGAAGACGGAGCCGTGCCGCTGGACAAAGCGCTGGAGCAATGCCACCTGCCGGGCAACAGCATGGTAAACTTCCTGGAGAAAACTGGCCACATGGCCATGTTTGAACGCACCCATGAAACCCGCCTGGCCCTTCAGAAATTCGCCGAAACGATCTTTTGA
- the dxs gene encoding 1-deoxy-D-xylulose-5-phosphate synthase: MINKPGELLASINSPADLRKLKPEQMLQVSQELRQFIIDVVSIHGGHFGASLGVVELTTALHYVFNTPYDQLVWDVGHQAYGHKILTGRRDNFHTNRKHGGISGFPKRKESEFDTFGVGHSSTSISAALGMAVASKYKGEDDRQHIAVIGDGAMTGGMAFEAMNHAGVANANLLVVLNDNCMSIDPNVGALKEYLTDITTSRTYNKMRDEIWNILGKISKFGPDPRQIVSKIESGIKATLLKQSNLFEGLNFRYFGPIDGHDINHLISVMEDLKHIPGPKILHCLTTKGKGFALAEKDQTKWHAPGLFDKITGEIYKKHHDTPQPPKYQDVFGHTMVELAEQNPKVMGVTPAMPSGCSLNIMMAAMPERAFDVGIAEQHAVTFSAGLATQGLVPFCNIYSTFMQRGYDQVVHDVCLQNLNVVFCLDRAGFAGADGPTHHGAYDIAYMRCIPNMVVAAPMNEQELRNMMYTASQEDMGPFTIRYPRGEGVMPKWRTPLELQQVGKGRTIQEGEEVAILTFGHIGNYAVDVCQKLALDGITPGHYDMRYAKPLDAELLHHIFSKYEKVVTVEDGCLQGGFGSAVLEFMVDNGYTSQVKRLGIPDAIFEHGSQLELQHEAGFAPIDIENTVRELVGVAVKV, from the coding sequence ATGATCAACAAACCCGGAGAGCTGCTTGCTTCCATAAACTCACCTGCCGACCTGCGGAAGCTGAAGCCGGAGCAGATGCTGCAAGTGAGCCAGGAGTTAAGGCAATTCATTATTGATGTCGTTTCGATTCATGGTGGCCATTTTGGCGCCAGTCTTGGCGTGGTGGAGCTCACAACGGCGCTGCACTACGTGTTCAACACGCCTTACGACCAGTTGGTATGGGATGTGGGGCACCAGGCTTACGGACACAAGATTTTGACGGGCCGCCGCGATAATTTCCATACGAACCGCAAGCACGGCGGCATCTCGGGCTTTCCCAAGCGCAAAGAAAGTGAATTTGACACCTTTGGCGTAGGCCACTCCAGCACCTCCATTTCAGCGGCGTTGGGTATGGCGGTAGCCTCCAAGTATAAAGGTGAGGACGACCGACAGCACATTGCTGTGATTGGCGACGGTGCCATGACGGGCGGTATGGCGTTTGAGGCCATGAACCACGCCGGCGTAGCCAACGCAAACCTGCTGGTGGTGCTCAACGATAATTGCATGAGCATCGACCCGAACGTGGGCGCGCTGAAAGAATACCTCACCGACATCACCACCTCGCGCACCTACAACAAAATGCGCGATGAGATCTGGAACATCCTGGGCAAGATCAGCAAGTTTGGTCCGGACCCACGCCAGATCGTTTCCAAGATAGAAAGCGGCATCAAAGCTACGCTCCTCAAGCAGAGCAACCTGTTCGAGGGGCTTAACTTCCGCTACTTCGGCCCGATTGACGGCCACGATATCAACCACCTGATCTCCGTGATGGAGGACCTGAAGCATATTCCAGGTCCGAAAATCCTGCATTGCCTTACCACCAAAGGAAAAGGCTTTGCCCTGGCCGAGAAAGACCAGACCAAGTGGCATGCGCCCGGCCTGTTTGACAAGATCACCGGCGAGATCTACAAAAAGCACCACGATACGCCACAGCCTCCGAAGTACCAGGATGTGTTTGGCCATACCATGGTGGAACTGGCCGAGCAAAACCCGAAAGTGATGGGCGTAACGCCTGCCATGCCATCCGGCTGCTCGCTAAATATTATGATGGCGGCCATGCCGGAGCGTGCGTTTGACGTGGGCATTGCTGAGCAGCACGCTGTTACCTTCTCTGCCGGTTTGGCCACGCAGGGACTGGTGCCGTTCTGCAACATCTACAGCACCTTTATGCAACGTGGCTACGACCAGGTGGTGCACGATGTCTGTCTCCAGAACCTGAACGTGGTGTTTTGCCTCGACAGAGCCGGTTTTGCCGGTGCCGACGGCCCAACGCACCATGGCGCTTACGATATTGCTTACATGCGCTGCATCCCGAACATGGTGGTAGCCGCCCCGATGAACGAGCAGGAGCTGCGCAACATGATGTACACTGCCTCTCAGGAGGATATGGGTCCGTTCACGATTCGCTACCCGCGTGGCGAAGGTGTGATGCCCAAATGGCGCACGCCGCTGGAGCTGCAGCAGGTAGGAAAAGGCCGCACCATTCAGGAAGGAGAGGAAGTTGCCATCCTAACATTCGGCCACATCGGAAACTACGCAGTGGATGTTTGCCAGAAGCTGGCACTTGACGGCATCACCCCAGGCCATTACGACATGCGCTACGCCAAGCCGCTCGATGCAGAGCTGCTGCACCACATCTTCAGCAAGTATGAGAAGGTGGTAACCGTGGAGGATGGCTGCCTGCAGGGTGGTTTCGGAAGCGCAGTACTGGAGTTCATGGTCGATAACGGCTATACATCCCAAGTGAAGCGACTTGGTATTCCGGATGCCATCTTTGAGCACGGCTCACAGCTGGAGCTGCAGCACGAAGCCGGTTTCGCCCCGATCGACATCGAAAACACCGTGCGGGAGCTTGTTGGCGTAGCAGTGAAAGTATAG
- a CDS encoding segregation and condensation protein A: MSFEIRLPLFEGPFDLLLFFIERDELEIHDIPIFQITNEFMGYLKELEQLNIEVASDFILTAATLMRIKAKMLLPRAEKDEEGNEIDPREELVQHLLEYKKYKSATPDLSEMEDARLAQENRGNIHQELQQIANANHFEYELQDLSLYKIMRVFEKVMTRYEEEQNRPKHTVIQFPYTVEEQRDIILKMVQERNHLSFVKLVEEYPDKIGMIFNFLAILDMLQLNLISIEVGEGFNDFVIMEAQGQATQVMQLLAE; this comes from the coding sequence GTGAGTTTCGAGATTAGATTACCGCTGTTTGAAGGTCCGTTCGACCTGCTGCTCTTCTTTATTGAGCGTGATGAGTTGGAGATTCATGACATTCCGATCTTCCAGATCACGAATGAGTTTATGGGCTACCTGAAGGAGTTGGAGCAGCTGAACATTGAGGTAGCCAGCGACTTTATACTTACCGCGGCCACCCTGATGCGCATCAAGGCGAAAATGCTGCTGCCGCGCGCCGAGAAGGATGAGGAAGGCAACGAGATAGACCCGCGCGAGGAACTGGTGCAGCACCTGCTGGAGTACAAGAAGTATAAAAGCGCCACCCCGGATCTGTCGGAGATGGAGGATGCGCGCCTGGCTCAGGAGAATCGCGGCAACATTCATCAGGAGCTGCAGCAGATTGCCAACGCTAATCACTTTGAGTACGAGCTGCAGGATTTAAGCCTGTACAAGATCATGCGCGTGTTCGAGAAAGTGATGACCCGCTACGAGGAGGAGCAGAACAGGCCTAAGCATACCGTTATCCAGTTTCCGTACACGGTGGAGGAGCAGCGCGACATTATCCTGAAAATGGTGCAGGAGCGCAACCACCTGTCTTTTGTGAAGCTAGTGGAGGAGTACCCGGACAAGATCGGGATGATCTTCAACTTCCTGGCCATCCTCGACATGCTGCAACTCAACCTGATCAGCATTGAGGTAGGCGAGGGTTTCAACGACTTTGTGATTATGGAGGCGCAGGGCCAGGCCACGCAGGTAATGCAACTGCTGGCGGAATAG
- a CDS encoding lysylphosphatidylglycerol synthase transmembrane domain-containing protein, translated as MDQNKKTILKSFSPVKVLIPVFLGLAATAWLFIKDDKVSELKGLAQANIWWLVAALAVLVVRDFGYMFRIRHLTDKFLTWRNSLDVIMLWEFASAVTPSVVGGTTVATIILNKEGIPLGKSLAYVMLTAVLDNMFFIVAAPIALLVSQGEVFPTFNLDPSDVAKLKSAFYISYGLIAVYTFLMIYALFVKPRAFKWLLLRATSIGFLRKWRVNAFQHGNEIMWASQQLKGKDTAYWTKAIVSTVFVWSARYFLLNCLIAAFVDVDFSEHLLIISRNLIFWIVMLIAITPGGAGIVEMAFPSFFGLFLGGFSSVVVVLYRLITYYPYLILGSVFLPKWISKVFGRQQQESEVNV; from the coding sequence ATGGACCAGAACAAAAAAACCATACTTAAAAGCTTCAGCCCGGTTAAGGTCTTGATACCCGTTTTCCTGGGTTTGGCGGCTACCGCGTGGCTTTTTATCAAGGATGATAAAGTAAGTGAGTTGAAGGGGTTGGCGCAGGCCAACATCTGGTGGCTGGTGGCCGCGCTGGCGGTGCTGGTGGTGCGCGATTTCGGCTACATGTTCCGTATCCGGCACCTGACTGACAAGTTCCTTACCTGGCGCAACAGCCTGGACGTGATTATGCTCTGGGAGTTCGCCTCGGCCGTGACCCCCTCTGTGGTGGGTGGCACCACCGTGGCCACCATCATCCTGAACAAAGAGGGTATTCCGCTGGGCAAATCACTGGCGTACGTCATGCTGACAGCGGTGCTGGACAACATGTTCTTCATCGTTGCCGCGCCCATCGCCTTGCTGGTGTCGCAGGGGGAGGTGTTTCCTACCTTCAACCTTGATCCCTCGGATGTAGCCAAGCTGAAATCTGCCTTCTACATCAGCTACGGCCTGATTGCGGTGTATACTTTCCTGATGATTTACGCGCTTTTCGTGAAGCCGCGGGCGTTTAAGTGGCTGTTGCTGCGGGCTACTTCCATCGGGTTTTTGCGCAAGTGGCGCGTTAACGCGTTTCAGCATGGCAACGAGATTATGTGGGCCTCGCAACAGTTGAAGGGCAAGGACACGGCCTACTGGACCAAAGCCATCGTCTCTACCGTTTTTGTGTGGAGCGCGCGCTATTTCCTGCTAAACTGCCTGATTGCCGCCTTCGTGGATGTTGATTTCAGCGAACACCTGCTCATCATTTCCCGCAACCTCATTTTCTGGATCGTGATGCTGATTGCCATTACGCCGGGCGGAGCCGGAATTGTGGAGATGGCCTTTCCGAGTTTCTTTGGCTTGTTCCTGGGCGGTTTCAGTAGCGTGGTGGTGGTGCTGTATCGCCTGATCACCTACTATCCATACTTAATCCTGGGTTCTGTGTTCCTGCCGAAGTGGATTTCTAAAGTGTTTGGACGCCAGCAGCAGGAGAGCGAGGTAAACGTATAA
- a CDS encoding nuclear transport factor 2 family protein has product MKKTLYLLTLCLTFALSSNAQSKAETEVAAAVDKLKTAMVDGNQQALEAITANELSYGHSSGNIEDKAAFVSSLTSGKSDFVTMDLTEQTVKVAGKTAIVRHKLSAETNDSGKPGTVKLGVMLVWQKQQGQWKLLARQAYKI; this is encoded by the coding sequence ATGAAAAAGACCCTTTACCTGCTCACGCTTTGCCTTACGTTTGCCCTTTCTTCCAACGCCCAGTCAAAGGCTGAAACTGAAGTAGCCGCCGCCGTTGACAAACTAAAAACCGCCATGGTAGACGGTAACCAGCAGGCACTCGAAGCCATCACGGCAAACGAACTTAGCTACGGCCACTCCAGTGGCAACATTGAGGATAAGGCTGCCTTCGTCTCCTCCCTCACCAGCGGCAAGTCTGATTTTGTAACCATGGACCTGACCGAGCAAACGGTGAAAGTAGCGGGCAAAACAGCCATTGTGCGCCACAAGCTTTCTGCCGAAACAAACGACAGCGGCAAGCCGGGCACGGTAAAGTTAGGTGTAATGCTCGTGTGGCAAAAGCAGCAGGGCCAATGGAAACTGCTGGCACGCCAGGCTTACAAAATCTAA
- a CDS encoding FAD-dependent monooxygenase, producing the protein MKVSIVGGGIGGLCTAIALQQIGVDVKVYESAPELKPVGAGVGLAANAIQGLQRLGVADAVVARGKQLEALVIFDENGNVISNMDTRPLSSKYGINNFVIHRADLHEVLQQRLQPGTLVLGKRAASIKQQEKQVEIKFEDGTQAAADLLIAADGINSAIRQQLLPHSQPRYAGYTCWRGVVENPGVEINQMISAETWAPQGRVGIAPLQGNGIYWYACINAPQNSDKMRQMTPAALAAHFSDLPAAVPAIIGATPPTQLIWNDIADLKPLKQFAYGRVLLLGDAAHATSPNMGQGACQAIEDAVVLGQCLQQAASIKAALAKYEQRRLARTAKVIRLSRLLGAVSQWQHPMLRGSRNAAFRLMPAFVTQSQMEWLYQVDF; encoded by the coding sequence ATGAAAGTAAGTATCGTAGGAGGAGGCATCGGGGGATTGTGTACGGCAATTGCGCTGCAGCAAATTGGTGTGGACGTAAAAGTATACGAAAGCGCGCCTGAGCTCAAACCGGTTGGGGCAGGCGTGGGGCTTGCGGCAAACGCCATTCAAGGCCTGCAGCGCCTGGGGGTGGCCGATGCGGTGGTAGCGCGTGGGAAGCAGTTGGAGGCGCTGGTGATTTTCGATGAGAACGGGAACGTGATCAGCAACATGGATACGCGCCCGCTGAGCAGCAAGTATGGCATCAACAATTTTGTGATCCACCGGGCCGATTTGCATGAGGTACTGCAGCAGCGCCTGCAGCCTGGTACCCTGGTGCTGGGCAAGCGTGCCGCCAGTATAAAGCAGCAGGAAAAGCAGGTGGAGATAAAGTTTGAAGATGGCACACAGGCCGCCGCAGACCTGCTTATTGCCGCCGATGGCATCAACTCGGCTATACGCCAGCAGTTGCTGCCCCACAGCCAACCACGCTACGCGGGCTATACGTGCTGGCGCGGCGTGGTGGAAAATCCCGGCGTAGAAATCAACCAAATGATCTCGGCGGAAACCTGGGCACCGCAGGGGCGCGTGGGAATTGCCCCGCTGCAGGGCAACGGCATCTACTGGTACGCCTGCATCAACGCCCCGCAAAACAGCGACAAGATGCGGCAAATGACACCCGCTGCGCTTGCCGCACACTTTTCTGACTTGCCGGCAGCCGTACCCGCAATCATTGGTGCCACGCCGCCCACACAACTTATCTGGAACGACATTGCTGATCTGAAGCCGCTGAAGCAGTTTGCCTACGGTCGTGTGCTCCTGCTGGGCGATGCGGCCCATGCTACCTCGCCTAACATGGGGCAGGGCGCCTGCCAGGCCATAGAGGATGCGGTGGTACTGGGGCAGTGCCTGCAGCAGGCGGCAAGTATAAAAGCCGCCCTGGCGAAATATGAACAACGGCGGTTAGCCCGCACTGCTAAAGTTATCCGCCTGTCGCGCTTGCTCGGGGCAGTATCTCAGTGGCAGCACCCGATGCTGCGTGGCTCCCGAAATGCAGCTTTCCGGTTGATGCCCGCCTTCGTGACACAGAGCCAGATGGAGTGGCTCTACCAGGTTGATTTTTAG